From Pseudomonas hefeiensis, one genomic window encodes:
- the pyrR gene encoding bifunctional pyr operon transcriptional regulator/uracil phosphoribosyltransferase PyrR yields the protein MSLPNPAELISQMAIRLTAHLEQRGISEPRYIGIRTGGIWVAQALLEELGSDAPLGTLDVSFYRDDFSQNGLHPQVRPSALPFEIEGQHLVLIDDVLMSGRTIRAAMNELFDYGRPASVTLVCLLDLDAAELPIRPNVVGATLTLAAHERVKLSGPAPLQLELQDLAL from the coding sequence ATGAGCCTGCCCAATCCCGCCGAACTGATCAGCCAGATGGCGATTCGTCTCACGGCGCACCTGGAACAACGCGGCATCAGCGAACCGCGCTACATCGGCATTCGCACTGGTGGCATCTGGGTCGCCCAGGCCTTGCTCGAAGAACTGGGCAGCGATGCGCCGCTGGGTACCCTGGATGTGTCGTTCTACCGCGACGACTTCAGCCAGAACGGCCTGCACCCGCAAGTACGCCCCTCGGCCCTGCCGTTCGAGATTGAAGGCCAGCATCTGGTATTGATCGACGACGTACTGATGAGCGGCCGGACCATCCGCGCCGCCATGAATGAACTGTTCGATTATGGCCGCCCCGCCAGCGTGACCCTGGTGTGCCTGCTGGACCTGGACGCCGCCGAGTTACCGATCCGCCCGAACGTGGTCGGTGCGACGCTGACGCTGGCCGCTCACGAGCGAGTCAAGCTGTCCGGCCCCGCTCCGCTGCAACTCGAACTGCAAGACCTTGCCCTTTAA
- a CDS encoding YggS family pyridoxal phosphate-dependent enzyme, translating to MSTIADNIAQVRSRIRAAEQAAHRDEHSVQLLAVSKTKPAQALREAYAAGLRDFGENYLQEALGKQAELTDLPLIWHFIGPIQSNKTRAIAEHFDWVHSVDRLKIAQRLSEQRPADLPPLNICIQVNVSGEDSKSGCTAADLPALASAISALPHLKLRGLMAIPEPTEERAAQDAAFAAVQRLQADLKLPLDTLSMGMSHDLESAIAQGATWVRIGTALFGARDYSAS from the coding sequence ATGTCCACGATAGCAGACAACATTGCCCAGGTTAGATCGCGTATCCGCGCAGCCGAACAAGCCGCCCACCGCGACGAACACAGCGTGCAGCTGCTGGCGGTGAGCAAGACCAAGCCCGCCCAGGCGCTGCGTGAAGCCTATGCCGCCGGCCTGCGGGACTTTGGCGAGAACTATCTGCAGGAGGCGCTGGGCAAACAGGCCGAACTGACCGACCTGCCCTTGATCTGGCACTTCATCGGCCCCATTCAATCGAACAAGACGCGCGCTATCGCCGAACATTTCGACTGGGTGCACTCCGTGGATCGCTTGAAAATTGCACAACGCCTGTCCGAGCAGCGCCCGGCCGACCTGCCGCCGCTGAACATCTGTATCCAGGTCAACGTCAGCGGCGAAGACAGCAAATCCGGCTGTACGGCGGCGGATCTGCCCGCTCTGGCCAGCGCCATCAGCGCGTTGCCACACCTGAAGCTGCGCGGGTTGATGGCGATTCCCGAGCCAACCGAAGAACGTGCCGCCCAGGATGCCGCCTTCGCAGCGGTTCAACGCTTGCAAGCCGATCTGAAGCTACCGCTGGACACCCTTTCCATGGGCATGAGCCATGACCTGGAATCCGCCATTGCCCAGGGCGCCACCTGGGTGCGGATCGGTACAGCCCTGTTTGGCGCTCGCGACTATAGCGCTAGCTAG
- a CDS encoding C40 family peptidase: MRPFFKTWLTICLLLPLAAHATNREQRLPNVNGYTPKSHVSAPSSKNKRNAQRLSSVNSKLVPVMTAKTSSNVLSRAVNVLGTPYRWGGSSPSKGFDCSGLVKYAFNDATFDLPRTSNAMASGHGQKVDRKDLKPGDLIFFKLKSRRVNHVAIYLGNDRFIHAPRRGKSVTIDTLNKPYWNSHYVLAKRILPKEPKGMQVVQR; this comes from the coding sequence ATGCGTCCATTTTTCAAGACATGGCTAACCATTTGCCTATTATTGCCCTTGGCCGCCCACGCCACCAATCGTGAGCAACGTCTTCCCAACGTCAACGGCTACACCCCTAAATCCCATGTTTCTGCTCCTTCGAGCAAGAACAAGCGAAATGCTCAGCGTTTGAGCAGCGTCAATAGCAAGCTGGTTCCGGTCATGACTGCCAAGACGAGCAGCAACGTCTTGAGCCGTGCCGTGAACGTACTGGGAACACCTTACCGTTGGGGCGGCAGCAGCCCAAGCAAAGGTTTCGATTGCAGCGGCCTGGTGAAATACGCCTTCAACGATGCCACCTTCGACCTTCCGCGCACGTCCAACGCGATGGCCAGCGGTCACGGTCAGAAGGTCGATCGCAAGGACCTCAAGCCTGGCGACCTGATTTTCTTCAAACTCAAGAGCCGCCGTGTCAACCACGTGGCCATCTACCTGGGCAACGACCGCTTCATCCACGCCCCGCGTCGTGGCAAGTCGGTGACCATCGATACCTTGAACAAGCCGTACTGGAACAGCCACTACGTCCTTGCCAAGCGGATTCTGCCCAAAGAGCCGAAAGGGATGCAGGTGGTTCAGCGCTGA
- the gshB gene encoding glutathione synthase yields MSVRVGIVMDPIARISYKKDSSLAMLLAAQKRGWELFYMEQRDLYQAEGQARARMKPLKVFANPEKWFELGTESDALLSDLDVILMRKDPPFDMEFVYSTYLLEQAENAGVLVVNKPQSLRDCNEKLFATLFPQCTPPTIVSRRPDVLREFADHHGDVILKPLDGMGGSSIFRHTAGHPNLSVILETLTLHGQQQIMIQGYLPAIVDGDKRILMIDGEPVDYCLARIPAAGETRGNLAAGGRGEARPLTEKDRWIAAQVGPTLREKGLLFVGLDVIGEHLTEINVTSPTCIREIDNAFGTDIGAMLMDAIDQKLKAR; encoded by the coding sequence ATGAGCGTACGCGTCGGCATTGTCATGGACCCTATCGCCCGCATTTCCTATAAAAAGGATAGCTCGCTGGCCATGCTGCTGGCCGCTCAGAAACGCGGCTGGGAGCTGTTCTACATGGAGCAGCGCGACCTCTACCAGGCCGAAGGCCAGGCACGGGCGCGGATGAAGCCGCTGAAAGTCTTCGCCAACCCCGAAAAATGGTTTGAACTGGGCACCGAAAGCGATGCGCTGCTCAGCGACCTGGACGTGATCCTCATGCGCAAGGATCCGCCGTTCGACATGGAGTTCGTGTATTCCACCTACTTGCTGGAGCAGGCCGAAAACGCCGGTGTGCTGGTGGTCAACAAACCCCAGAGCCTGCGCGACTGCAATGAAAAGCTGTTCGCCACGCTGTTCCCGCAATGCACGCCGCCCACCATTGTCAGCCGTCGCCCGGACGTACTGCGTGAATTCGCCGACCATCACGGCGACGTGATCCTCAAGCCCCTGGACGGCATGGGCGGCTCCTCAATCTTCCGTCACACCGCCGGCCACCCCAACCTGTCGGTGATCCTGGAAACCCTGACCTTGCACGGTCAGCAGCAGATCATGATCCAGGGTTACCTGCCGGCCATCGTCGATGGCGACAAGCGCATCCTGATGATCGACGGCGAACCGGTGGACTATTGCCTGGCGCGCATTCCCGCGGCCGGCGAAACCCGCGGCAATCTGGCGGCCGGCGGGCGTGGCGAGGCGCGTCCGTTGACTGAAAAGGACCGCTGGATCGCGGCCCAGGTCGGCCCGACCCTGCGGGAGAAAGGCCTGCTGTTCGTGGGCCTGGACGTGATCGGCGAGCACCTGACGGAAATCAACGTCACCAGCCCGACCTGCATCCGCGAGATCGACAACGCCTTCGGCACCGACATCGGCGCGATGCTGATGGATGCCATCGATCAGAAGCTCAAGGCTCGTTGA
- a CDS encoding aspartate carbamoyltransferase catalytic subunit, with protein MTPLETKRALQLNDQGQLRHFLSLDGLRRELLTEILDTADSFLEVGARAVKKVPLLRGKTVCNVFFENSTRTRTTFELAAQRLSADVITLNVSTSSASKGETLLDTLRNLEAMAADMFVVRHGDSGAAHFIAEHVCPQVAIINGGDGRHAHPTQGMLDMLTIRRHKGSFENLSVAIVGDILHSRVARSNMLALKTLGCPDIRVIAPKTLLPIGVEQYGVKVYTDMTEGLKDVDVVIMLRLQRERMTGGLLPSEGEFYRLFGLTTARLAGAKPDAIVMHPGPINRGVEIESAVADGPHSVILNQVTYGIAIRMAVLSMAMSGQTAQRQFDQENAQ; from the coding sequence ATGACGCCTCTCGAAACCAAGCGAGCGCTACAGCTCAACGATCAGGGCCAGCTGCGGCACTTCCTGTCCCTCGACGGCCTGCGCCGCGAGCTGCTGACAGAAATCCTCGACACCGCCGACTCGTTCCTCGAAGTCGGGGCGCGGGCGGTGAAGAAAGTCCCGTTGTTGCGCGGCAAGACCGTGTGCAACGTGTTCTTCGAAAACTCCACCCGCACCCGCACCACCTTCGAACTGGCGGCCCAGCGGCTGTCGGCGGACGTGATCACCCTGAACGTCTCCACGTCTTCGGCGAGCAAGGGCGAAACCCTGCTCGACACCTTGCGCAACCTCGAGGCCATGGCGGCCGACATGTTCGTCGTGCGTCACGGTGATTCCGGCGCCGCGCACTTCATTGCCGAACATGTGTGCCCGCAGGTGGCGATCATCAACGGCGGCGACGGCCGTCACGCCCACCCGACCCAGGGCATGCTGGACATGCTGACCATCCGTCGGCACAAGGGCAGCTTCGAGAACCTGTCGGTGGCTATCGTCGGCGACATCCTGCACTCACGGGTGGCCCGTTCGAACATGCTGGCCCTCAAGACTCTCGGCTGCCCGGACATCCGCGTGATCGCGCCGAAAACACTGCTGCCCATTGGCGTCGAGCAATACGGCGTGAAGGTCTACACCGACATGACCGAAGGTCTCAAGGACGTGGACGTGGTGATCATGCTGCGCCTGCAGCGCGAACGCATGACCGGCGGCCTGCTGCCCAGCGAAGGCGAGTTCTACCGCCTGTTCGGCCTGACTACCGCGCGCCTGGCCGGGGCCAAGCCGGACGCCATCGTCATGCACCCGGGGCCGATCAACCGCGGGGTGGAAATCGAGTCAGCGGTGGCTGACGGGCCGCATTCGGTGATCCTCAACCAGGTGACCTATGGCATCGCCATCCGCATGGCCGTACTGTCCATGGCCATGAGCGGGCAAACGGCCCAGCGCCAATTCGACCAGGAGAACGCCCAGTGA
- the pilH gene encoding twitching motility response regulator PilH, translated as MARILIVDDSPTEMYKLTGMLEKHGHQVLKAENGADGVALARQEKPDAVLMDIVMPGLNGFQATRQLTKDPDTGHIPVIIITTKDQDTDKVWGTRQGAKDYLTKPVDEETLIKTLNNVLAG; from the coding sequence ATGGCACGAATTCTGATCGTCGATGATTCGCCGACTGAAATGTACAAACTGACCGGCATGCTGGAAAAGCACGGCCACCAGGTCCTGAAGGCCGAAAACGGCGCCGACGGCGTGGCTCTGGCCCGCCAGGAAAAACCCGACGCGGTCCTGATGGACATCGTCATGCCTGGCCTCAACGGTTTTCAGGCCACGCGCCAATTGACCAAGGACCCGGACACCGGCCACATCCCGGTGATCATCATCACCACCAAGGATCAGGACACCGACAAGGTTTGGGGCACTCGCCAAGGCGCGAAGGATTACCTGACCAAACCGGTGGACGAAGAAACCCTGATCAAGACCCTGAACAACGTGCTGGCGGGTTGA
- a CDS encoding transposase: protein MFSYPAGIDVSKDSLQVQVDLLDVGVSCPNAEDDFPGLIGWLLLHQVTRVLLEATGGYERNVMKALQAAGFEVIRINPCRAKSFAKAMGQQAKTDPIDARLLAQFAAVIKSANSRITSAEQDDLRALVQQRENFTQQRDDDKRRFKTASSEAVKPALQSHIDYLCEAIKLIEKMIRQSAESLDSEKVTRLCSVKGIGLVTAASVMAYLPELGEVGRHQIAALAGIAPYNDDSGTHKGQRHISGGRFSARRALYMACWSVIRYQPDFNARYKALREKGKCAKVALIACMRILLIRLNAMIRDGSEWKGDVA from the coding sequence ATGTTTTCCTATCCAGCAGGTATTGATGTTTCAAAAGACAGTCTTCAGGTTCAGGTTGATCTCTTAGATGTTGGGGTGAGTTGCCCTAACGCTGAAGATGATTTTCCTGGATTAATTGGTTGGCTGCTGCTCCATCAGGTCACCCGTGTGTTGTTGGAAGCCACTGGCGGTTACGAGCGAAACGTCATGAAAGCGCTTCAGGCTGCAGGTTTTGAGGTCATTCGGATCAACCCCTGCCGAGCCAAGAGCTTTGCCAAAGCAATGGGACAACAAGCTAAAACCGACCCGATAGATGCGCGCCTCCTGGCGCAATTTGCAGCGGTCATCAAATCGGCTAACAGCCGGATCACAAGTGCCGAACAGGACGACTTGCGCGCACTGGTCCAGCAACGGGAAAACTTTACTCAGCAGAGAGATGACGACAAACGCAGATTTAAAACGGCCTCATCTGAGGCCGTTAAACCCGCGTTGCAGAGTCATATCGACTACCTGTGCGAAGCCATTAAGTTGATAGAAAAGATGATCCGTCAAAGCGCTGAAAGCCTGGACAGTGAAAAAGTCACTCGCCTGTGCTCGGTCAAGGGGATCGGTCTCGTCACGGCAGCCAGCGTAATGGCCTATCTTCCAGAGCTCGGCGAGGTTGGGCGACATCAGATAGCCGCATTAGCAGGCATCGCCCCCTACAACGACGATAGCGGCACGCACAAAGGCCAACGCCATATCAGCGGCGGTAGGTTCTCCGCCAGGCGCGCTCTGTACATGGCCTGCTGGTCAGTGATCAGGTATCAGCCTGACTTCAATGCACGCTACAAGGCGCTGCGCGAGAAAGGCAAATGCGCGAAGGTTGCGCTCATCGCATGTATGCGGATCTTGTTGATACGTCTAAACGCAATGATCCGGGATGGTTCTGAGTGGAAGGGAGACGTCGCGTAG
- a CDS encoding dihydroorotase, whose protein sequence is MKLSILGARVIDPASGLDQVTDIHIDACKIVALGAAPAGFTAVDTLNAQGLVAAPGLVDLNVALREPGYSRKGNIVSETRAAAAGGVTSLCCPPQTKPVLDTSAVAELILDRAREAGNTKVFPIGALSKGLDGEQLAELIALRDAGCVAFGNGLNSFRNTRTLCRALEYAATFGLTVIFNSQDHDLAEGGLAHEGPTASFLGLPGIPETAETVALARDLLLVEQSGVRAHFSQLTSARGAALIAQAQARGLPVTADVALYQLILTDEALIDFNSVYHVQPPLRTRADRDGLREAVKSGVISAISSHHQPHERDAKLAPFGATEPGISSVELLLPLAMTLVEDGLLDLPTLLARLSNGPAEALQLPVGKLAVGAAADLVLFDTAASTVAGEAWRSKGDNCPFLGHSLPGVVRYTLMDGRITHQI, encoded by the coding sequence GTGAAGCTCAGCATTCTCGGCGCACGCGTGATCGATCCGGCCAGCGGCCTGGATCAAGTAACGGACATCCATATCGATGCCTGCAAAATTGTCGCCCTTGGCGCCGCTCCGGCCGGTTTTACCGCCGTCGATACCCTCAACGCTCAAGGCCTGGTGGCCGCTCCGGGGCTGGTGGACCTGAACGTCGCCCTGCGCGAACCCGGTTACAGCCGCAAAGGCAACATCGTCAGCGAGACCCGGGCCGCCGCCGCCGGTGGCGTGACCAGTTTGTGCTGCCCGCCGCAGACCAAGCCAGTACTGGATACTTCGGCCGTGGCCGAACTGATCCTCGATCGCGCCCGCGAGGCCGGCAACACTAAGGTTTTCCCTATCGGCGCGCTGAGCAAAGGCCTCGATGGCGAACAACTGGCTGAACTCATTGCGCTGCGCGACGCCGGTTGCGTGGCGTTCGGCAACGGCCTGAACAGTTTCCGCAACACCCGTACCCTGTGTCGCGCCCTGGAATACGCAGCGACCTTCGGCCTGACGGTGATCTTCAACTCCCAGGATCATGATCTGGCTGAAGGTGGGCTGGCCCACGAAGGCCCGACCGCCAGTTTCCTCGGCCTGCCGGGCATTCCGGAAACCGCCGAAACCGTGGCCCTGGCCCGGGACCTGCTGCTGGTGGAACAAAGCGGCGTGCGCGCGCACTTCAGCCAGTTGACCAGCGCCCGCGGCGCCGCGCTGATCGCCCAGGCCCAGGCTCGCGGCCTGCCCGTCACCGCCGATGTGGCGCTGTACCAACTGATCCTGACCGACGAAGCGCTGATTGACTTCAACAGCGTCTATCACGTCCAGCCGCCGCTGCGCACCCGCGCCGACCGTGACGGCTTGCGCGAGGCCGTGAAGTCCGGGGTGATCTCGGCCATCTCCAGCCATCACCAACCCCACGAGCGCGATGCCAAGCTGGCACCATTTGGCGCCACGGAACCGGGCATCAGCAGCGTCGAACTGTTGCTGCCGCTGGCCATGACGCTGGTGGAAGACGGATTGCTGGACCTGCCGACCTTGCTGGCACGCCTGAGCAACGGGCCGGCCGAAGCGCTGCAATTACCGGTGGGTAAACTGGCAGTGGGCGCAGCGGCGGACCTGGTGCTGTTCGACACGGCAGCGTCCACCGTGGCCGGCGAAGCCTGGCGCTCCAAGGGTGACAACTGCCCGTTCCTCGGCCACAGCTTGCCGGGGGTGGTGCGTTACACCCTGATGGATGGGCGGATCACTCACCAGATCTGA
- a CDS encoding type IV pilus twitching motility protein PilT codes for MDITELLAFSAKQGASDLHLSAGLPPMIRVDGDVRRINLPALDHKQVHELIYDIMNDRQRVDYEKFLETDFSFDVPGVARFRVNAFNQNRGAGAVFRTIPSKVLTMEDLGMGEVFRKVTEAPRGLVLVTGPTGSGKSTTLAAMIDYLNTHKHHHILTIEDPIEFVHEPRKCLINQREVHRDTQSFSTALRSALREDPDVILVGEMRDLETIRLALTAAETGHLVFGTLHTTSAAKTIDRVVDVFPGDEKSMVRSMLSESLQAVISQTLVKKIGGGRVAAHEIMLGTSAIRNLIREDKVAQMYSAIQTGGSLGMQTLDMCLKDLLNKGLISREHARERARTPDNF; via the coding sequence ATGGATATCACTGAGTTACTGGCGTTCAGCGCCAAGCAGGGCGCATCGGACCTGCACTTGTCCGCCGGGCTGCCGCCAATGATTCGTGTCGATGGCGATGTGAGGCGGATCAACCTGCCGGCCCTGGACCACAAGCAGGTCCATGAGCTGATCTACGACATCATGAACGACCGGCAGCGGGTAGATTACGAGAAGTTTCTGGAGACCGACTTTTCCTTCGACGTGCCGGGCGTCGCACGGTTCCGGGTCAATGCGTTCAACCAGAATCGCGGTGCAGGTGCGGTGTTTCGGACCATCCCGTCGAAAGTCCTGACCATGGAAGACCTGGGGATGGGCGAAGTGTTTCGCAAAGTGACCGAGGCGCCTCGCGGGCTGGTGTTGGTGACCGGGCCGACCGGCTCCGGCAAGTCCACCACCCTGGCGGCGATGATCGACTACCTCAACACCCACAAACACCATCACATCCTCACCATCGAAGACCCCATCGAGTTTGTCCACGAACCGCGCAAATGCCTGATTAACCAGCGCGAAGTGCACCGTGACACCCAAAGCTTCTCCACGGCCCTGCGCTCAGCCCTGCGCGAAGACCCGGACGTGATTCTGGTGGGGGAGATGCGTGACCTGGAGACCATCCGCCTGGCTCTGACCGCCGCCGAAACCGGTCACCTGGTGTTCGGCACCCTGCACACCACCTCGGCGGCCAAGACCATCGACCGGGTAGTGGATGTGTTCCCGGGGGATGAGAAATCCATGGTTCGTTCGATGTTGTCCGAATCCTTGCAGGCGGTGATTTCACAGACGCTGGTCAAGAAGATTGGCGGCGGCCGGGTCGCGGCTCATGAAATCATGCTGGGTACATCGGCGATCCGTAACCTGATCCGCGAGGACAAGGTGGCGCAGATGTACTCGGCGATCCAGACCGGTGGGTCGCTGGGGATGCAGACATTGGATATGTGTTTGAAGGATCTGCTGAACAAGGGGCTGATCAGCCGCGAGCACGCGCGGGAGCGGGCGCGTACGCCGGATAATTTCTGA
- a CDS encoding energy transducer TonB — translation MTLPSDLPQELAHRGVRPADRLGFTLFLAALIHLALLLGVGFATVDPKQISQTLEITLATFKSEAKPQKADFLAQENQQGSGTLEKKATPKTTQIAPFQDNKVQKVTPPPAAKPEVRETAPKAAVTTVAPKPKKAPVKEEVRPDPKPKAPLPTFDSAQLSSDIASLEAELAQEQQLYAKRPRIHRLSAASTMRDKGAWYKDEWRKKVERIGNLNYPDEARRKQIYGNLRLLVSINRDGSLYEVLVLESSGQPLLDQAAQRIVRLAAPFAPFTGDLSDIDRLEIIRTWKFARGDRLSSN, via the coding sequence ATGACCCTCCCGTCCGATCTGCCCCAAGAGCTCGCCCATCGCGGCGTGCGCCCGGCTGATCGTCTCGGTTTTACCCTGTTCCTGGCGGCATTGATCCACTTGGCACTGCTGCTGGGCGTCGGGTTTGCCACGGTAGACCCCAAACAGATCAGCCAGACCCTGGAAATCACCCTGGCTACTTTCAAAAGCGAAGCCAAGCCACAGAAAGCGGACTTCCTCGCCCAGGAAAACCAGCAAGGCAGTGGCACCCTGGAAAAAAAGGCCACGCCCAAGACCACCCAGATCGCGCCGTTCCAGGACAATAAGGTGCAAAAGGTCACACCGCCGCCAGCGGCCAAGCCCGAGGTCCGGGAGACGGCGCCCAAGGCAGCCGTGACCACCGTGGCGCCGAAACCGAAAAAAGCCCCGGTCAAAGAAGAGGTCAGGCCCGACCCCAAACCCAAGGCCCCGCTGCCCACCTTTGACAGCGCCCAACTGTCCAGCGACATCGCCAGCCTGGAAGCCGAGCTGGCCCAGGAACAGCAGCTATATGCCAAGCGCCCGCGTATCCACCGCCTGAGCGCCGCCTCGACCATGCGCGACAAGGGCGCCTGGTACAAAGATGAGTGGCGCAAGAAAGTCGAGCGCATCGGCAATCTCAACTACCCCGACGAAGCCCGGCGCAAGCAGATCTATGGCAACTTGCGGCTGCTGGTCTCGATCAACCGCGACGGCTCGCTGTATGAAGTGCTGGTGCTGGAGTCCTCCGGCCAGCCATTGCTGGATCAGGCCGCCCAGCGGATCGTACGCCTGGCCGCGCCGTTCGCACCGTTTACCGGGGACCTGTCGGACATCGATCGCCTGGAAATCATCCGCACCTGGAAGTTCGCCCGGGGCGATCGCCTCTCCAGCAACTGA
- a CDS encoding YqgE/AlgH family protein, with the protein MKNVSPTYLKHHFLIAMPHMADPNFAHTLTYIVEHTANGAMGLVINRPQELNLADILEQLRPDVEPPLLCQHVPIFIGGPVQTDRGFVLHPTGPSYQATVDLDGVSLSTSQDVLFAIADGVGPEKSLIALGYAGWEAGQLEAELADNAWLTCPFDADILFNTSSELRLEAAANRLGVNLSLLTSQAGHA; encoded by the coding sequence ATGAAAAACGTCAGCCCCACCTACCTCAAGCATCACTTCCTGATTGCCATGCCGCACATGGCCGATCCGAACTTTGCCCATACCTTGACCTACATCGTCGAGCACACGGCCAATGGGGCCATGGGGCTGGTAATCAATCGCCCGCAGGAATTGAACCTGGCGGACATTCTTGAGCAGTTGCGCCCGGATGTAGAACCGCCACTCTTGTGCCAGCACGTTCCGATTTTCATCGGCGGCCCGGTGCAGACTGACCGGGGCTTCGTGCTCCATCCGACAGGGCCGTCCTACCAGGCCACCGTGGACCTGGACGGCGTATCGCTGTCCACCTCCCAGGACGTGCTGTTCGCCATCGCCGATGGCGTAGGCCCGGAAAAAAGCCTGATCGCCCTCGGCTATGCCGGCTGGGAAGCCGGGCAACTGGAAGCCGAACTGGCCGATAACGCCTGGCTGACCTGCCCGTTTGACGCCGACATCCTGTTCAACACCAGCAGCGAACTGCGCCTGGAAGCGGCGGCCAACCGGTTGGGGGTCAACCTCAGCCTGCTCACCAGCCAGGCAGGACACGCCTGA
- the ruvX gene encoding Holliday junction resolvase RuvX, which produces MALRLLLGFDYGTKQIGVAVGQVITGQARELCTLKAQNGVPDWNQVEALIKEWKPDAVVVGLPLNMDGTPSDMCVRAEKFARRLNGRYNLPFYTHDERLTTFEAKGERLVRGGQKGSYRDNPVDAIAAALLLQGWLDANAALFET; this is translated from the coding sequence ATGGCCCTGCGCCTGCTGTTGGGCTTCGATTACGGCACCAAACAGATCGGCGTAGCGGTCGGCCAGGTGATTACCGGCCAGGCCCGCGAGTTGTGCACGCTGAAGGCGCAGAACGGCGTTCCGGACTGGAATCAGGTCGAAGCACTGATCAAGGAATGGAAACCCGACGCCGTGGTGGTCGGCCTGCCGCTGAACATGGACGGCACGCCCAGCGACATGTGCGTTCGTGCGGAGAAATTTGCCCGCAGGCTCAACGGCCGCTACAACCTGCCCTTCTATACCCACGATGAGCGCCTGACCACGTTCGAGGCCAAGGGCGAACGCCTGGTACGTGGCGGTCAGAAAGGCAGTTACCGCGACAACCCGGTGGACGCTATCGCGGCCGCCCTGCTGCTTCAAGGCTGGCTCGACGCCAACGCCGCCCTGTTCGAAACCTGA
- a CDS encoding NINE protein: MNSYQQDALRDTHSKVIGYLLWIFGFTGAHRFYYGKPVTGTIWFFTFGLLGIGWLIDLFLIPAMDREADLRFTPGPLEYSVAWILLTFLGVLGVHRMYQGKWLTGILYLLTGGVFFLGVLYDFWTLNDQVSIRNAQKRGAFH, encoded by the coding sequence ATGAACAGCTATCAGCAGGACGCTTTACGCGATACCCACAGCAAAGTGATCGGCTATCTCTTGTGGATTTTCGGCTTTACCGGCGCCCACCGCTTCTATTACGGCAAACCGGTCACCGGCACGATCTGGTTTTTCACCTTTGGCCTGTTGGGCATCGGTTGGTTGATCGACCTGTTCCTGATTCCGGCCATGGATCGGGAAGCCGATCTGCGCTTCACCCCGGGTCCCCTCGAGTACAGCGTGGCGTGGATTCTGCTGACGTTTCTCGGTGTGCTGGGTGTGCACCGCATGTACCAGGGCAAATGGCTCACCGGCATCCTTTACCTGCTGACCGGCGGGGTGTTTTTCCTGGGGGTGCTGTATGACTTCTGGACGCTGAACGATCAGGTTTCGATTCGCAATGCGCAGAAGCGTGGGGCTTTTCACTAA
- a CDS encoding response regulator, protein MAEHLTQQQPSALKVMVIDDSKTIRRTAETLLRNVGCEVITAVDGFDALAKIADHHPGIIFVDIMMPRLDGYQTCALIKNNSVFKATPVIMLSSRDGLFDKAKGRIVGSDQFLTKPFSKEELLGAIQALVPGFAAVQPHQAH, encoded by the coding sequence ATGGCAGAGCATCTTACGCAGCAGCAACCCAGCGCCTTGAAGGTCATGGTCATCGACGACTCGAAGACCATCCGTCGCACCGCCGAGACCTTGTTGCGCAACGTCGGTTGTGAGGTCATCACGGCTGTCGACGGCTTCGATGCCCTGGCCAAGATCGCCGACCATCATCCGGGCATTATCTTTGTCGACATCATGATGCCGCGCCTGGACGGTTACCAGACCTGCGCCCTGATCAAGAACAATAGTGTTTTTAAGGCCACGCCGGTGATCATGTTGTCGTCCCGGGACGGTTTGTTCGACAAGGCCAAGGGGCGCATCGTCGGCTCCGATCAGTTTTTGACCAAGCCTTTCAGCAAGGAAGAATTGCTGGGCGCGATACAGGCTCTTGTTCCGGGCTTTGCCGCTGTCCAGCCGCACCAGGCACATTAA